The Juglans regia cultivar Chandler chromosome 11, Walnut 2.0, whole genome shotgun sequence genome contains the following window.
CAGGCGACTGACCCAAAAATTCATGCTACATGTGATTCTTTACGAATAAATCCCTTTAATTAGTTTGATAAATTCAGATCagctaaaaaataattagctGCAATCcctttaaacaatattatatatatatatatatatatatatatatatatatatctcacttTCGAAGCTCAGCGCCTTTAAAAAGATGATGATTTCAAACATCTTTTATAATCATTCAtgttattcataatttataccATTCTGATCACaaacttctctctttttttttttttttgggtctctGTTTGATTACAGCAATGCAATGGAAAGATATCAGAAGGAGATGAAGTCTCTAGCAGAGCGAATAATCCGTCTAATCTTCAGGTCATTAAGCATTAATTCCGAAGAAGAGATAAGCTGGCTAGGTTCAAGCTGCAATGTTTCCACAGCTTTACAGCTAAATTCATACCCTTCCTGTCCGGACCCAAACCAGGCCATGGGTCTAGCCCCCCATACCGACACCTTCCTCTTGACCATCCTCCACCAAAGCCAAACAATAAATGGCCTCCAAATTTCCAGGGATGGAGTCGGATGGCTTCCTATTTCTCCACTCCCTGGTGCACTTTTTGTTAACATGGGAGATCTCTTCCACCTTATCTCCAATGCCCGATTTTCAAACGTTCTTCATCGCGTGGTTGTGAACGGCACTCGGCAAAGATTTTCCGTTGCCTACTTTTATGGTCCGCCAACGGAGTTTGTCGTGTCGCCTCTGTGTAAGGGTTTGAATTCAGGACAAGTACCTCTTTACCGCTCTGTGGCAGTGAAAGATTATGTTAGTCTGAAGGCCAAACATATGGAGAATGCGCTTTCTATTATCAGAATTGATTAAACTAaatgaagaattaaaaaaaaaaaaaaaaaaggaataaaagaagaagaggatggaTGAAAAGTCAAGCTAGGCCGGCAAAGTGatgcatgtaatatatatatatgcttataatTGTGATTTCAGTTGCAAAAAGCTTAGACAGAAAGTTCATGTATGGAAAAGGGTTTTTATAATTAGAATCATGATGCAGTACTCATTAACCATTCATTTctttatactaatatatatatatatatataatatatatataaagtaagttTTCTTATCGGCCTTCATGATTTCGATGCATTAAAAATGCTTACGAATTATGTGTTTTCTATTGACTCGTGTACTCATGAAAAATCGTTAGATCGAtatcatgcatataatataactGTTTAATTACTtgaccatgcatatatacaGGGACGTCGGACCTAGCGATCGAGGGGGCCACCCCCACCAACACCTGCCCTGGCCATAGACGTTCGAGCCAATCAGACTGCATGGCCATCCCtggataaatataatatatgtagtTCTGATCTTGGTTCTGTCTTTGCAGTAGTGTGATTAATTATATCAGTTAAAACCTTTTAGTAGTTAATTTTCCACGGGTAGTTCAAGATTTTAGACGATGCATCGACGCTTGAATTGATCAGAATATCTCTCTGTGATCTCAATCGATCCTAACCTCTCTAATTTGTGCCAATCGGTGAGGGGAGAGGAGCTCTTGATCTTCATTTACCCACCATTTCCGCACGCGCGGTCTCTTCCAGCTTGCTAAGActaaggagaggtttggattcaaaacccaccttaactcatctcatctcatcattacaattttcttaaatttccatttaaaatataataaacaattcaactttttcaaatttcaaaacaaaattttcaaattctcacaccaaatataataaataattcaacttttattctattatttacaaactatctcaactcatctcaacacatctctaaatctaaacttcTCCTTAAAGATTATACGAGTGATGATCAATATTATTCAATCATCTCCTTGATACAAGCATCGCACCACCAACTTTTTAGGCTATCAATCTACAAATCAAAATGAAACAAGGTACATCAAATTTATAGGCGCATGAGCCCCAGGGGCTGATCAAGTCTCAAGCGGCGTTGTGTACGTCTAGCTACGAGCTAGCTAGCATTCTGGAGCCGGCCACCAGTACGCCAATTCATCATGATGAATTAAGTTTACACCTTCAAATAATTCTCAAGATCTGTAATATTAGTATCGATGCTCGATCGAACCAGTACCAGTACTGCCTCATGTATCGTATCTTGGATGTCGACAATGCTTTGATTGGATTGATCGATCCATTGTACCTGCCTATGATATTCTTACTTCTTTTACCACGTGGAATCCTCCAATGTATAATTGATCACCACGACAAACTCATAGATCAGGTACGTACAACCTCTCATGTCCCGACATACTCACTGCAACCCATGCAAGTTGCAACagacaacaaataaaattaatggtACGTCCTTAACACGCTGAATCACTCAGTATACCAGCTAGCTATCATGTGGTAGTCATTTCCTCAACACGTGATTGGTCATATCAAGAGAAATTACCATTCATGCAATTAGATCATCATCAAATGACCATGTCAAATTCATGATTAAtacatccacacacacacatatatatctatatacaccgaaagctagctagctcaaaACTTCTTTTCTCTCCTCCGCTTCCTTTTAGTTAACTTCTTGTTGTACTTCTCCTCATGATGCAAATCTGTTTTTTCTGTTATAattcattctttttaaaatatattatcattatgtTTTTGTTATGCCATCGTATCTAATAAAATGCTATAATATTCATGCTATATCTAAGATAAGCAACCCTTCAatcaattaattagaaatgaatcaagtgtatatatatgagtttaaatactcatcatccccacacactTGCACGTAACAtacatttgttttaaaaaatttgttagttttattctttttaaattaaataatttagttcttttattcattattcataaaccacaaagaaaaaaattaaaaaattaaaaaactatatatattgtgtggTATAAAAATGatctacatatataatattcgtttagagaaaaatataaaatgttttaattattattttacatgtcaATCTATCCTTATAAAGAAAAGACACAAGGAATAAAGATATCTTAAATTCAACAAGCATTAATGTGGTGAGCACTGGTACTCCGAGATGCGTGGCATGCATTCGTCGGTATTAAAGTCAATGAGTCATCCTACACATGGGCCGAGGGATACGCCACAAGTCTTGTTTAGAACCGAGAAAATGGGATGTCTGTCAGTTCAATTAATTTACGATTGGGAAAAGAACTATCTTGGCTCCATACGCATGCAAAAAGATGTTGATCCAACGTATATACAATGCAACACTTCGCAACCATGTATCGATCCCGATCAGTAGTCCTAAAATCAAAGATATAAAAAGAAGCTAGGCTAGGCCGGaaggaatattatatatatatatatagaaaatgttaaaaatttataaaaaaaaaattttatatatcagtTATTAATacgttaaaaataataaaatttaaaatttaaaattgaaattttaaaagaaaattaataacataaaataaaattataagtacatgtaacactactatatatatagatatatagctGGATCGAACAATTTCATGccaaaaaaaatgaacatttttctACATGAAATGACACATAAATAGAAAGTAGGAAACCTAAGAAGAACACCGAATTCAGGATACGTGACAGACAAAATTTAAGGCACCCACAAAACTCCAGAAAATCAGCGTAAGCATGCAGGAAAAAATAAAGCAGAAAACCGTCCAAAAGACACAACACGTCTTTTGCGCTCAACCACGGCATAGGCACGTGTAAATTCGTAGAAACCTAAGACCTATTTCTCACTACATGATTTCGGATAgtgcattgctattcataagctcATACACCatata
Protein-coding sequences here:
- the LOC109009627 gene encoding gibberellin 3-beta-dioxygenase 1-like; amino-acid sequence: MSTLSEAYKEQPLHLKHIIPLDFASVGSLMPDSHVWPGSGDFSPSEEEYNRSSVPVIDLRDPNASEHIRRACEAWGVFQLINHGISPMLIEEVEHEAERFFSLPAQQKLKALRSPGGATGYGVARITPFFSKHMWHEGFTIMGSPLDHAREVWPHDHQRFCNAMERYQKEMKSLAERIIRLIFRSLSINSEEEISWLGSSCNVSTALQLNSYPSCPDPNQAMGLAPHTDTFLLTILHQSQTINGLQISRDGVGWLPISPLPGALFVNMGDLFHLISNARFSNVLHRVVVNGTRQRFSVAYFYGPPTEFVVSPLCKGLNSGQVPLYRSVAVKDYVSLKAKHMENALSIIRID